CGAAATGGCGCTGGTCCTTGATTACAAGGGCCTGACCATCAAGGAGATGACTGATCTGCGGACCCGTCTGCAGGCCAGCAACGGTGTGTGCAAGGTGACCAAAAACACCTTGATGCGCCGTGCCATCGATGGTGACAGCGCCTGGTCGGATCTCGATTCCCTGCTCACCGGCACCAACGCCTTCGTCCTGGTCAAGGGCGACGTCGGCGGTGCGGTGAAGGCCCTGCAGTCCTTCCAGAAGGACACCAAGAAGTCGGATGTGAAGGGAGGCCTTTTCGAAGGCAAGCTCCTTTCCCCAGACGACATCAAGGCCATCGGGGATCTGCCCTCCAAGGAGGTGCTCATGGCCCAGATCGCCGGTGCGATCAATGGCCTGGCCACCAAGCTGGCTGTGGGCATCAACGAGGTTCCGTCCGGTCTCGCCAGGGCGCTCAAGCAGCACGCCGAATCCGGCGAAGGCTGAGTTCGCACCCCGCGAACCCCTGGGTTCCACCGATCCTCCCGTTCTGTTGCTGATTCCCCCCCATGTCCGCTACCACCGACCAGATTCTCGAACAACTGAAAACCCTCTCCCTGCTTGAGGCTTCCGAGCTCGTCAAGCAGATCGAAGAGGCCTTCGGCGTGTCCGCCGCCGCTTCCGCCGGCGTTGTCGTGGCCGCCGCCGCCCCCGGCGCTGCCGCTGAGGCGGTCGAGGAGCAGACCGAATTCGACGTCATCCTCGATGGCTTCGATCCGGCCGCCAAGATCAAGGTGCTCAAGGCCGTCCGCGAGGCCACCGGCCTCGGTCTGGGCGAAGCCAAGGCCCTGGTTGAAGCCGCTCCCAAGGCCGTCAAGGAAGGCATCTCCAAGGCCGATGCCGAAGCTCTCAAGAAGAGCATTGAAGAAGTGGGTGGCAAGGTCTCCATCAAGTGACCCGCCGTCGCCGGGCCTGCGGGTCCGGCAACCGCCTCTGTTCTCAGCCGGTCCTTCGGGGCCGGCTTTTTCATGGGCCACGCGATGGCGGCACGATCCAGGCATAAAAAAAGAGCCCCGCCGAAGGCAGGGCTCTGGAGATGGAACGATTCCGGGAGTCTGTCCTCGTTTCGACCCTGGAAGAGCGTCCTTCACTCCTCACCAGATCAGAATAAGCGGGTGGAATGGGGGGTGGCGGCTGGGAGGTCCGGAGATTCAACTGGCCACAGCCCGGAACCGGCCAGTGGCTCAGAGACCTTCGCCGCTGCTGTTGCTGCCGCTGTAGGGGATCACCTGGAGGGCGACGGCCCGGCCGGAGTTGCCCAGCGCCATGGTGTCCTCACCTTCACCTGCGGCCGGTTCGATGGGGGAGAGGGCCGGCGGCTGGGCCCGGCCGGGGCCGAGGGGCCGGCGCCAGGTGGGGGAGCCGCCGGCGTTGGCGATCAGCTGCTCGAGGGGGGTGGCGCTGGCGAAGTAGAGGTGGCTCAGGGCCCGTTCCCCGTAGGTGCGCCGCTTCAGATCCCAGCCCGGCTCGAGCCTGAGGGCCACGAAGCCGTCGCGATCCCGCAGGGGAATGTCGGCCCTGCCCACCACGAGGATGGCCGAGGTGCCGGGGGTGATGGCCTGGAGCTCGAGGCGGGATCCCACCTGCTGCACCCGCAACCGGTAGGCGGTGCCCAGGTCCTGCTCGGCGACCCGCAGGGAATAGCCGTTGCTGTCGAGGTAGCGGTTGCAGATGCCGGTGTAGTCGAACCGGTTGAGGGTCGGATCCACCAGGCCGTCCGGGCGGGCCTGCCAGCAGGCGGGCTGCGGGGTCAGCTGCTCCAGCACCAGGAGCGTCCAGTCGTTGTCGCCCACCGGGCGGGCCAGCACCGCGAAGCGTTCGGCGTCGACGTCGGCGCTCTGGAAAAGGCCGGCGGCCATGGCCAGCCGGGGCTGGACCATCGGCAGGCCGGCTCCGGCCAGGGCCAGACCCGCCAGGGCCAGGTAGGTTCGCTGCATGGGAACACCTCCAGGGCCCGGGCGTTCTCCGGGAGAGAGGGACCCATTCAAGCGATGCTGTCAAGACGACTCCATGGGTGATCGACCGGTGCGGGTAGTGGCTGCCGCCTGTGACGGGGCCTGCAGCGGCAACCCCGGCCCGGGGGGCTGGGGCGCCCTGCTGCGCTTCGAGGACGGCTCCCGTCGGGAGCTGGGGGGGGCGGACGCGGCCACCACCAACAACCGCATGGAGCTGACCGCCGCCCTGGCGGTGCTGGAGGCCCTGCGGGAGCTGCCGCGCCACCCGGATCTGGTGCTTCGCACCGACAGCCGCTATCTGATCGACGGCTTCGAGAAGTGGATGGCCGGCTGGAAGCGCAAGGGATGGCGCACCGCCTCCGGTGGCGCCGTGCTCAACCGTGACCTCTGGGAACGGCTGGATGCCGCCCGGCTGCCCGGTCTGGCCCTGCGCCATGTGCGCGGCCACAGCGGGGATCCGGACAACGACCGCTGTGACACGATCGCGGTCGCCTTTTCCCGCGGCCAGTCCCCGGCCCTGGCGACCGAAGCCCGGCCCGGCCGGTCGCCGGAGCCGGGAGCCCCTGACGCCGCCGATCCGGAGGCCGAGGTCCCCGCGGCGGAGTCCCCGGCGCTCGCCGACCCTCTCGATCCGGCCCCGCCGTCGCTCCAGCAGCTGCTCTCCCGGCTGGAGCTGGCCGACCGGCTGGCGGCGGGCGGCTACAGCCTGAGGGCCGTCGAACTCGCCAGGCTGCTGGAGGTGCCCACGGCCGGTCTCGAAGGGAAGGTGGAGCCCTGGCTCTGGCGCGACTGGCTCGTCAGACCCCTGGGCAACGGGTGCTGGCGCCTGGAGCGCGGCGCGGGAGGATTGGACAGGCCGCAGTGAGGAGAAAGGGATGCCGCAGGAGCCAACGACCAGCGGCGGCCAGGTGGGGACCGGCGCCCTCTATGCCCGGTTCATCGGGCCCCTGCTGCGCCGTGACGACGGCGCCGATGCCGAGCAGCTGAGCCGCCTCACCCTCCTGGCCCTGGGCCAGGCGGCCCTGCGCCGCAACTGGCCCCTGGTGAGCGGCAGCCTGGAGGGCCTCGGGGCCGAGCTGCAGCGGCGGGATCCCCGTCTGGAGCAGACCCTGTTCGGCTGTCGCTTCGCCAATCCGGTGGGGCTGGCCGCGGGCTTCGACAAGAACGGGGTGGCGGCGGCCATCTGGCACCGCTTCGGCTTCGGCTTCGCCGAGCTGGGCACCATCACCTGGCAGCCCCAGCAGGGCAACCCGCGGCCGCGGCTGTTCCGGCTGGCCGAGGAACGGGCGGCCCTCAACCGCATGGGGTTCAACAACGACGGGGCCCGGGGGGTGCGCCGGACCCTGGAACGCCAGGTCCTGCCACCCCCCGGGCAGCGGCCCGCGGTGCTCGGCATCAACCTGGGCAAATCGAAGGCGGTGTCGCTGGAGATGGCCCCGGACGATTACGCGGCCTCCCTTGAGCTTCTGGCCCCCCTGGCCGACTACGCCGTGGTCAACGTCAGCTCGCCCAACACCCCGGGGCTGCGGGACCTGCAGGAGGAGGCCCAGCTCCGGCGTCTGGTGGAGCGGCTGCGGCGCCTGCCCGCCTGTCCGCCCCTGCTGGTCAAGA
This genomic stretch from Cyanobium gracile PCC 6307 harbors:
- the rplJ gene encoding 50S ribosomal protein L10, producing MGRTLENKQQIVEELKGLLGEAEMALVLDYKGLTIKEMTDLRTRLQASNGVCKVTKNTLMRRAIDGDSAWSDLDSLLTGTNAFVLVKGDVGGAVKALQSFQKDTKKSDVKGGLFEGKLLSPDDIKAIGDLPSKEVLMAQIAGAINGLATKLAVGINEVPSGLARALKQHAESGEG
- the rplL gene encoding 50S ribosomal protein L7/L12, with the protein product MSATTDQILEQLKTLSLLEASELVKQIEEAFGVSAAASAGVVVAAAAPGAAAEAVEEQTEFDVILDGFDPAAKIKVLKAVREATGLGLGEAKALVEAAPKAVKEGISKADAEALKKSIEEVGGKVSIK
- a CDS encoding DUF3747 domain-containing protein; protein product: MQRTYLALAGLALAGAGLPMVQPRLAMAAGLFQSADVDAERFAVLARPVGDNDWTLLVLEQLTPQPACWQARPDGLVDPTLNRFDYTGICNRYLDSNGYSLRVAEQDLGTAYRLRVQQVGSRLELQAITPGTSAILVVGRADIPLRDRDGFVALRLEPGWDLKRRTYGERALSHLYFASATPLEQLIANAGGSPTWRRPLGPGRAQPPALSPIEPAAGEGEDTMALGNSGRAVALQVIPYSGSNSSGEGL
- a CDS encoding ribonuclease H family protein; its protein translation is MGDRPVRVVAAACDGACSGNPGPGGWGALLRFEDGSRRELGGADAATTNNRMELTAALAVLEALRELPRHPDLVLRTDSRYLIDGFEKWMAGWKRKGWRTASGGAVLNRDLWERLDAARLPGLALRHVRGHSGDPDNDRCDTIAVAFSRGQSPALATEARPGRSPEPGAPDAADPEAEVPAAESPALADPLDPAPPSLQQLLSRLELADRLAAGGYSLRAVELARLLEVPTAGLEGKVEPWLWRDWLVRPLGNGCWRLERGAGGLDRPQ
- a CDS encoding quinone-dependent dihydroorotate dehydrogenase; this translates as MPQEPTTSGGQVGTGALYARFIGPLLRRDDGADAEQLSRLTLLALGQAALRRNWPLVSGSLEGLGAELQRRDPRLEQTLFGCRFANPVGLAAGFDKNGVAAAIWHRFGFGFAELGTITWQPQQGNPRPRLFRLAEERAALNRMGFNNDGARGVRRTLERQVLPPPGQRPAVLGINLGKSKAVSLEMAPDDYAASLELLAPLADYAVVNVSSPNTPGLRDLQEEAQLRRLVERLRRLPACPPLLVKIAPDLEDDAIDTIARLAYEEGLAGVIAVNTSVHRLGLDGRRLVATGRTLAEETGGLSGRPLRRRAVEVLRRLRATAGPALPLIGVGGIDSAEAAWERISAGASLIQIYTGWIYEGPVLVPSILEGLSRQLDAHGCRTLSEVVGSGMPWRP